The Streptomyces phaeolivaceus genome window below encodes:
- a CDS encoding zinc finger domain-containing protein, whose protein sequence is MDLQKLFLQLSPRLSVRVDTRSSEGKWLHKYLDLRYLPKTPPRGPYAVYLSSVFRRYRWLLFDLDDKRGEVGPDLATLLRWMEEAGLTYVVAASGSAGGRHVWVAAETLLEATLVESIAVAAAKRLPTLDYGLLKSSTGAARPIGAPHRNGGRSELMSPADPRRAADLLTPATCGNPSDAFLRLLLIIDAVPAREDFRPKVVGQDQFAEVLDDKLGPRLDGTPTTVLDRETMALLTRRPPADRVSEVCGSLLTRLALRRWTLPMVERLMDDRRYREGGLLHVCTAPGFGTLRVALDEIDAEEKLARQWARCVEYASRLPHTEEALQRTETVAETVALVEQLQRGADACPERWAIESGPADRAALDLFCLLALQSGSTVLSLDVRRAAIATGTGRSTMHRAFGRLQLDTWLGSATDNGPAGTYELLPVTASHPAFASVARGGTQGTPPPLGDTRTPLISRLKKRLAAGQADLFSHGRRTEKHAGGLGHHAGRVYQQLAEHADRSLSLAEICQRTGYSARTVAKHLARMRDLLVATRVVMTVHHECPTCQAAPGERCRTAAGAVLRRRGADQHTSRQTLAAERSSTPYYRPRPGSLVAAAKALGTHGRLAARARLYAVETELYRWWRQEEEWMRAPKAGVRTGVQTHEEQTALVLTTLTRAPRRRYPRTADGRGDHAAARARIERRIATA, encoded by the coding sequence GTGGACCTGCAGAAGCTCTTTCTGCAGCTGTCCCCGCGGCTGTCGGTGCGCGTCGACACCCGGTCCTCCGAGGGCAAATGGCTGCACAAGTACCTCGATCTGCGCTACCTGCCGAAGACGCCGCCGCGCGGCCCGTACGCCGTCTACCTGTCGTCGGTGTTCCGCCGCTACCGCTGGCTGCTCTTCGACCTCGACGACAAGCGTGGCGAGGTCGGCCCCGACCTCGCAACTCTGCTGCGCTGGATGGAGGAGGCCGGGCTGACCTACGTGGTCGCCGCTTCCGGATCCGCCGGCGGACGGCACGTGTGGGTGGCCGCCGAGACGCTGCTGGAGGCCACGCTGGTCGAGTCCATCGCCGTGGCCGCCGCGAAGCGCCTGCCCACGCTCGACTACGGCCTGCTCAAGTCGTCTACGGGCGCCGCCCGGCCGATCGGTGCCCCGCACCGCAACGGTGGCCGCAGCGAGCTGATGAGCCCGGCGGACCCCCGCCGGGCCGCCGACCTGCTCACCCCGGCCACGTGCGGTAACCCGTCCGACGCGTTCCTCCGGCTGCTGCTCATCATCGACGCCGTCCCGGCCCGCGAGGACTTCCGCCCCAAGGTGGTCGGCCAGGACCAGTTCGCCGAGGTCCTCGACGACAAGCTGGGCCCCCGTCTCGACGGCACGCCCACCACCGTGCTGGACCGCGAGACCATGGCGCTGCTCACCCGCCGCCCGCCGGCCGACCGGGTCAGCGAGGTGTGCGGCTCGCTGCTGACCCGGCTGGCCCTGCGCCGCTGGACGCTGCCGATGGTCGAGCGGCTGATGGATGACCGCCGGTACCGCGAGGGCGGGCTGCTGCATGTGTGCACCGCGCCGGGCTTCGGCACGCTGCGCGTGGCGCTGGACGAGATCGACGCCGAGGAGAAGCTGGCACGCCAGTGGGCCCGTTGCGTGGAGTACGCGAGCAGGCTGCCGCACACGGAGGAGGCCCTGCAGCGCACGGAGACCGTCGCCGAGACCGTCGCCCTGGTCGAGCAGCTGCAGCGGGGTGCTGACGCCTGCCCGGAGCGCTGGGCCATCGAGTCCGGTCCCGCCGACCGGGCCGCGCTGGATCTGTTCTGTCTGCTCGCCCTGCAGTCCGGCAGCACCGTGCTGAGTCTGGACGTGCGCCGGGCCGCCATCGCCACCGGCACCGGCCGCTCGACCATGCACCGGGCGTTCGGCCGCCTGCAGCTCGACACCTGGCTGGGCAGCGCCACCGACAACGGCCCAGCCGGTACCTACGAGCTGCTCCCCGTCACCGCTTCGCACCCTGCTTTCGCCTCCGTTGCACGGGGTGGGACACAAGGAACCCCGCCCCCCCTAGGGGATACCCGCACCCCCCTGATCTCCCGCCTTAAAAAGCGTCTCGCCGCAGGTCAAGCCGACCTCTTCTCCCACGGTCGGCGCACTGAGAAGCACGCCGGCGGGCTGGGCCACCACGCGGGCCGGGTCTACCAGCAGCTGGCCGAGCACGCCGACCGGTCCCTCAGCCTCGCCGAGATCTGCCAGCGCACCGGCTACAGCGCCCGGACCGTCGCCAAGCATCTCGCCCGGATGCGGGACTTGCTGGTCGCCACGCGCGTGGTGATGACGGTTCACCACGAGTGCCCGACCTGCCAGGCCGCCCCGGGGGAGCGCTGCCGTACGGCCGCAGGAGCCGTTCTCCGCCGCCGTGGAGCCGACCAGCACACCAGCCGCCAGACCCTCGCCGCCGAGCGCTCCAGCACCCCGTACTACCGCCCCCGGCCCGGCTCCCTGGTCGCCGCGGCGAAGGCCCTGGGCACCCACGGCCGACTCGCCGCCCGCGCCCGCCTGTACGCCGTCGAGACCGAGCTGTACCGGTGGTGGCGCCAGGAGGAGGAGTGGATGCGCGCCCCCAAGGCCGGAGTGCGCACGGGCGTCCAGACGCACGAGGA
- a CDS encoding GNAT family N-acetyltransferase — protein MTTATVDLRHYGHDDLPEIRQTLLDVHADAYADDMTEFDERFPWFVDHWGSHPGFACVIGYEGEEPVGFAYGAPATPGREWWREHLQDAPADDSTFSFSELMVRHAWRKTGTADRLHTALLANRPEALAVLLVDPDHPKVQALYEQWGYQKVGNRQPFPDSPNFAVMLRPVNPAASHQNGDTA, from the coding sequence ATGACCACGGCGACCGTTGATCTCCGCCACTACGGGCACGACGATCTCCCGGAGATCCGGCAAACCCTCCTCGACGTCCACGCCGACGCCTACGCGGACGACATGACCGAGTTCGACGAGCGCTTCCCTTGGTTCGTCGACCACTGGGGAAGCCACCCCGGATTCGCCTGTGTCATCGGCTACGAGGGCGAGGAGCCGGTCGGCTTCGCCTACGGAGCCCCCGCCACCCCGGGCCGCGAATGGTGGCGCGAGCACCTGCAGGACGCGCCGGCCGACGACTCGACGTTCTCCTTCTCCGAGCTGATGGTCCGCCACGCCTGGCGGAAGACCGGCACCGCCGACCGTCTCCACACCGCACTGCTCGCCAACCGGCCCGAGGCCCTCGCCGTACTCCTGGTCGACCCCGACCACCCCAAGGTCCAAGCCCTCTACGAACAGTGGGGGTACCAGAAGGTCGGCAACCGCCAGCCCTTCCCCGACTCCCCGAACTTCGCCGTCATGCTCCGCCCCGTGAACCCGGCTGCCTCCCACCAGAACGGGGATACCGCCTGA